Proteins from a genomic interval of Ensifer canadensis:
- a CDS encoding DUF4142 domain-containing protein, whose protein sequence is MNIRPMTALVTLCLLGLVIPAQAADKPTDPQIAHIAYTAGVIDVENAKLAISKSGNKDVVSFAEDMMRDHEAVNTQALDLVKKLKVTPEDNDTSKALSKAADDERAKLATLDGASFDKAYVDNEVAYHKQVNGALETLLIPSASNAELKALLETGLKIFQGHQQHAEHVAASLK, encoded by the coding sequence ATGAACATTCGGCCAATGACCGCGCTCGTCACGCTTTGCCTGCTCGGGCTTGTGATCCCGGCACAGGCAGCGGATAAGCCGACCGACCCACAGATCGCTCACATCGCCTATACGGCCGGAGTGATCGATGTGGAAAATGCCAAGCTTGCGATCTCGAAGTCCGGCAACAAGGACGTCGTTTCGTTTGCCGAAGATATGATGCGCGACCATGAGGCGGTGAATACGCAGGCGCTCGATCTCGTCAAGAAACTCAAGGTGACGCCGGAGGACAACGATACCAGCAAGGCGCTCTCGAAAGCAGCTGACGACGAGCGCGCCAAGCTTGCCACGCTCGACGGCGCGAGCTTCGATAAAGCCTATGTCGACAATGAAGTCGCCTACCACAAGCAGGTGAACGGAGCCCTGGAGACCCTGCTCATTCCATCGGCCAGCAATGCCGAACTTAAGGCACTGCTTGAGACCGGCTTGAAGATCTTTCAGGGCCACCAGCAGCATGCAGAACATGTTGCCGCATCGCTGAAGTAG
- a CDS encoding tagatose kinase — MHKILTIGEILVEIIATEKGDGFRQATPLVGPFPSGAPAIFIDQVGKLGQASAIISRVGGDDFGHVNLARLEADGVDTSGIAVDPLATTGSAFVRYRHDGSRAFVFNIRDSACGTISLDDNAIALVQSCSHLHVMGSSLYAPSVVESILAAIDIIKAAGGTVSFDPNLRAEILESPGMREALRTVLAKTDVFLPSGAELFLFTEAKTEADAIAELLASGIRVIVVKRGAEGASYFDAETTLSLPGFAVEEIDPTGAGDCFGATFVTCWLNDASPREALELANASGARAVMISGPMEGASTRAELEAFISARKD; from the coding sequence ATGCACAAGATACTGACGATCGGCGAGATCCTCGTCGAGATCATCGCCACCGAAAAGGGCGACGGCTTCCGGCAGGCGACACCACTGGTCGGGCCTTTCCCTTCCGGCGCGCCCGCCATCTTCATCGACCAGGTCGGCAAGCTCGGCCAGGCGAGCGCGATCATTTCCCGCGTTGGCGGCGACGACTTCGGTCACGTCAACCTCGCCCGCCTTGAGGCGGACGGCGTCGATACCTCCGGCATCGCGGTCGATCCGCTCGCCACAACCGGCAGCGCCTTTGTTCGCTACCGTCATGACGGCAGCCGTGCCTTCGTCTTCAACATCCGCGACAGCGCCTGCGGCACCATTTCCCTCGATGACAACGCAATCGCGCTGGTTCAAAGCTGCAGCCACCTGCATGTGATGGGGTCGTCGCTCTACGCTCCGAGCGTGGTCGAGAGCATTCTCGCCGCAATCGACATCATCAAGGCAGCCGGTGGCACGGTCTCCTTCGATCCGAACCTTCGCGCAGAAATCCTCGAAAGCCCGGGGATGCGGGAAGCGCTGAGGACAGTCCTTGCCAAGACCGACGTGTTCCTGCCGAGCGGCGCCGAACTCTTCCTGTTCACTGAAGCGAAAACCGAGGCGGACGCCATCGCCGAACTTCTCGCCTCCGGCATCAGGGTCATCGTGGTCAAGCGCGGCGCCGAAGGCGCCAGCTACTTCGATGCGGAAACGACGCTCTCCCTGCCCGGCTTTGCCGTCGAAGAGATCGATCCGACCGGCGCGGGCGACTGCTTCGGCGCCACCTTCGTCACCTGTTGGCTGAATGACGCCAGCCCCCGCGAAGCGCTTGAACTCGCCAACGCGTCGGGCGCTCGCGCCGTGATGATCTCCGGCCCGATGGAGGGCGCATCGACGAGAGCAGAACTCGAAGCCTTCATCAGCGCGCGAAAGGATTGA
- a CDS encoding substrate-binding domain-containing protein, translating to MNMPRILKALVAGTALTLIASAASAEGIGASLLTQQHPFYIELADAMKAEAKEKNVALEVAIANQDLNKQLADVEDFIVKGVDVIVISPVDSQGVRAAIEKAEKAGIKVITVDVPANGATVTSHIGTDNFTGGVKAGELMAKVLENKGKVAVIDYPTVQSVVNRVNGFKEAIAKHPEMEIVAIQTGITRAEALAAAQNMLQANPDITGIFGFGDDAALAAAVAVKAAGLESQVKVIGFDGMKEARDAVDTNPVMVGVIQQFPDQMGKQAVDTAVKVAAGEQVPAEQPIVPGVYTAK from the coding sequence ATGAACATGCCCCGTATTCTCAAGGCGCTTGTCGCCGGCACGGCACTGACCCTGATTGCTTCCGCCGCATCGGCCGAAGGCATCGGCGCCTCGCTCTTGACCCAGCAGCATCCGTTCTACATCGAGCTTGCCGACGCGATGAAAGCCGAGGCGAAAGAGAAGAACGTCGCGCTCGAAGTTGCGATTGCCAACCAGGATCTCAACAAGCAACTCGCCGACGTCGAGGATTTCATCGTCAAGGGCGTTGACGTGATCGTCATTTCGCCGGTCGACAGCCAGGGCGTGCGCGCCGCGATCGAAAAGGCCGAGAAGGCCGGCATCAAGGTGATCACCGTCGACGTGCCTGCCAACGGCGCGACCGTCACCTCGCATATCGGCACCGATAATTTCACCGGCGGCGTCAAGGCTGGCGAACTGATGGCAAAGGTTCTCGAGAACAAGGGCAAGGTCGCCGTTATCGACTACCCAACCGTCCAGTCGGTCGTGAACCGCGTCAACGGCTTCAAGGAAGCGATCGCCAAGCATCCGGAGATGGAAATCGTCGCCATCCAGACCGGCATCACCCGCGCCGAAGCACTCGCAGCGGCACAGAACATGCTGCAGGCCAACCCTGACATCACCGGCATTTTCGGCTTCGGTGATGACGCAGCGCTTGCTGCAGCGGTTGCCGTCAAGGCGGCGGGCCTCGAATCCCAGGTCAAGGTCATCGGCTTCGATGGCATGAAGGAAGCCCGCGACGCTGTCGACACCAACCCGGTGATGGTCGGCGTGATCCAGCAGTTCCCCGACCAGATGGGCAAGCAGGCCGTCGACACTGCCGTCAAGGTTGCCGCCGGCGAACAGGTTCCGGCCGAACAGCCGATCGTGCCCGGCGTCTACACCGCAAAGTAA
- a CDS encoding TetR/AcrR family transcriptional regulator: MKKRQAALPTAGGPTQKGQCAKRISILDAAAEVFCREGFSGASIDEIAAEACVSRQTIYNHYREKETLFMAVVQDILDRTNAALFSILATFPQRADNLEDDLTAFAVRLNRNCICNQDGKFIQKLVETEGERYPELIRIWREQGPGKIGAALSALFARLAHAAPLEIDDLDLAARQFLALIKADMQIAGPFGEAPTEEQLQTSARNAVRTFLRAYGRVETERAQKKAGRLDQSA, translated from the coding sequence ATGAAAAAACGACAAGCCGCCTTGCCGACCGCCGGTGGCCCCACCCAGAAGGGTCAATGCGCCAAACGCATCTCGATCCTCGACGCCGCCGCAGAGGTCTTCTGCCGCGAAGGCTTTTCCGGCGCCAGCATAGACGAAATCGCCGCGGAAGCCTGTGTTTCCAGGCAGACCATCTACAATCACTACCGCGAAAAAGAGACGCTGTTCATGGCGGTGGTGCAGGATATCCTCGACCGAACCAACGCCGCGCTGTTCTCGATCCTCGCGACCTTCCCGCAACGGGCAGACAATCTCGAGGACGACCTCACTGCCTTTGCAGTGCGCCTCAACAGGAACTGCATCTGCAATCAGGACGGCAAGTTCATCCAGAAGCTGGTCGAGACCGAGGGAGAGCGATATCCCGAGCTGATCAGGATCTGGCGCGAACAGGGACCGGGCAAGATCGGCGCGGCACTCTCGGCACTGTTTGCTCGACTTGCCCACGCGGCCCCGCTTGAGATCGACGACCTCGACTTGGCCGCTCGGCAATTCCTGGCCTTGATCAAGGCGGACATGCAGATAGCCGGTCCTTTTGGCGAAGCTCCAACGGAGGAGCAATTGCAGACCTCTGCCCGCAACGCCGTCAGGACCTTCCTGCGCGCCTATGGCAGGGTCGAGACCGAACGAGCCCAGAAAAAAGCCGGTCGCCTCGACCAATCGGCTTGA
- a CDS encoding cupredoxin domain-containing protein: MPSGFYLVAVAGLLLGNGAVDAQAETIRVTIEKMAFVPAEVEVRVGDTIEWVNRDILVHTATVKGGWEVLIPAKKTASLVVREAGQIDYYCRFHPNMKGRILAATP; this comes from the coding sequence ATGCCATCCGGGTTTTATCTCGTTGCCGTTGCCGGGCTCCTGCTCGGCAATGGCGCTGTGGATGCTCAAGCAGAGACAATCCGCGTGACGATCGAAAAAATGGCGTTTGTTCCCGCAGAGGTCGAGGTACGCGTCGGCGACACGATCGAGTGGGTCAACAGGGACATCCTCGTCCATACAGCGACCGTGAAGGGTGGTTGGGAGGTGTTGATCCCGGCGAAGAAGACCGCAAGTCTCGTCGTGCGGGAGGCGGGGCAGATCGATTATTATTGCCGCTTTCATCCCAACATGAAGGGCCGCATTTTGGCGGCGACGCCATAG
- a CDS encoding RNA polymerase sigma factor has protein sequence MADIRTGALAITDPTADVALAQRAIAGDGQAFLAIMQVHNQRLYRIARGVVRNDSEAEDIVQEAYVLAFAHLASFRGESSLGTWLSRIVINEALGRLRRGRRKADALGSIGDGRDATIIQFPLPASADDPERTMAQRQILQLVERATDNLPDIYRTVFVARVIEGLSVEETADLLGLRPETVKTRLHRARQLVRKQLHEQIGPVLLDAFPFAGRRCARLTAAVMKRLGLSS, from the coding sequence ATGGCAGACATTCGAACAGGCGCGCTGGCGATCACGGACCCGACCGCGGATGTGGCACTGGCGCAAAGGGCGATCGCCGGTGACGGGCAAGCCTTCCTCGCGATCATGCAGGTTCACAACCAGCGCCTCTACCGCATTGCCCGAGGCGTCGTTCGAAACGACAGCGAAGCCGAAGACATCGTACAGGAAGCCTATGTGCTGGCCTTTGCGCATCTCGCAAGCTTTCGTGGCGAATCGTCGCTTGGAACCTGGCTGTCACGCATCGTCATCAACGAGGCGCTCGGCCGGTTGCGCCGGGGACGCCGCAAAGCCGACGCCCTGGGCTCGATCGGCGATGGCCGCGATGCGACGATCATCCAGTTCCCGCTGCCGGCAAGTGCCGATGATCCCGAACGCACGATGGCGCAGCGGCAGATCCTGCAACTCGTCGAACGGGCGACCGACAATCTGCCCGATATCTACAGAACGGTTTTCGTCGCGCGGGTGATAGAGGGGCTGAGCGTGGAGGAAACGGCTGATCTGCTTGGGTTACGCCCCGAGACGGTCAAGACACGGTTGCATCGGGCGCGGCAGCTGGTGCGCAAACAGTTGCATGAGCAGATCGGCCCGGTTTTGCTCGATGCTTTCCCCTTTGCCGGGCGGCGCTGTGCGCGGCTGACCGCGGCGGTCATGAAGCGGCTTGGCCTTTCCAGCTGA
- a CDS encoding D-tagatose-bisphosphate aldolase, class II, non-catalytic subunit — MKPNYLIDIAQWRDRPGLRGIPSICSAHPLVIEAAMLRALREDTHLLIEATCNQVNQDGGYTGMTPADFTRFVGEIAAKTGFPIENIILGGDHLGPNPWKHLPADEAMDKAEAMIRAYAAAGFTKLHLDTSMGCAGEPVALPDATTALRAARLAAAAEDAIRGRNGIAPVYIIGTEVPVPGGALEELDTLEVTAPEAAVETVDIHRQAFSDAGAGEAFSRVVGAVVQPGVEFGNENVIAYDRPRAAQLSASLAELNGLVFEAHSTDYQTQEALRDLVTDGFAILKVGPGLTFALREALYGLDQIAAFLFPDARSKTLAEVTEEVMREEPGNWGKYYHGSPDALRLQRHFSYSDRIRYYWPHPKVATAVEELLRLLDGVTIPETLISQYLSGSYERVRDGQVPPQAKALAIAAVDAVLEDYFTACKG, encoded by the coding sequence ATGAAACCCAATTATCTGATCGACATTGCCCAGTGGCGCGACCGTCCGGGCCTGCGCGGTATTCCTTCGATCTGCTCGGCGCATCCGCTGGTCATCGAGGCCGCAATGCTGCGTGCCCTTAGGGAAGACACCCATCTCTTGATCGAGGCGACCTGCAACCAGGTCAATCAAGACGGCGGATATACCGGCATGACGCCCGCCGATTTCACCCGTTTCGTCGGGGAGATCGCCGCAAAGACCGGCTTCCCGATCGAAAACATCATCCTCGGCGGAGACCATCTCGGCCCCAACCCGTGGAAACATCTGCCGGCCGATGAGGCGATGGACAAGGCGGAAGCGATGATCCGCGCCTATGCCGCGGCCGGCTTCACCAAGCTGCATCTCGATACCAGCATGGGCTGCGCCGGCGAACCCGTCGCCCTTCCCGATGCGACGACGGCGTTGCGTGCCGCGCGGCTTGCCGCCGCCGCCGAAGATGCCATCCGCGGACGTAACGGCATCGCCCCGGTCTACATCATCGGCACCGAGGTGCCTGTTCCCGGCGGCGCGCTCGAGGAACTGGATACGCTCGAAGTTACCGCACCCGAAGCAGCCGTCGAGACCGTCGATATTCATCGGCAGGCGTTCAGCGATGCAGGTGCCGGCGAGGCCTTCTCCCGGGTTGTCGGCGCCGTCGTCCAGCCGGGCGTCGAATTCGGCAACGAGAACGTGATCGCCTATGACCGGCCGAGGGCCGCTCAGTTGAGCGCAAGCCTGGCCGAGCTAAACGGCCTCGTCTTCGAGGCGCATTCCACCGACTACCAGACGCAAGAAGCACTTCGTGATCTGGTGACGGATGGTTTTGCCATCCTCAAGGTCGGCCCCGGCCTCACGTTTGCATTGCGTGAAGCGCTTTACGGGCTCGACCAGATCGCCGCGTTCCTGTTTCCCGATGCGCGATCCAAAACGCTGGCCGAGGTCACCGAAGAGGTCATGCGCGAGGAGCCGGGCAACTGGGGCAAGTATTATCACGGCTCGCCCGACGCGCTGCGTCTTCAGCGCCATTTCTCCTACAGCGACCGCATCCGCTATTACTGGCCGCACCCGAAGGTCGCGACTGCAGTGGAAGAGCTTCTTCGCCTGCTCGATGGCGTCACCATCCCCGAGACGCTGATCAGCCAGTATCTTTCGGGCAGTTACGAGCGCGTGCGAGACGGTCAGGTGCCGCCGCAAGCAAAGGCCCTGGCGATTGCCGCCGTCGATGCGGTTCTGGAGGATTACTTCACCGCCTGCAAAGGATAG
- a CDS encoding YHS domain-containing (seleno)protein: protein MTIPRPLLGALIVAQLATVAVAGEINEKSGVAISGYDPVAYFVQSKPIEGKADLAVTYRDARFLFASEENRKAFEANPGKYAPQYGGFLLPGTFS from the coding sequence ATGACAATTCCCAGACCCCTCCTTGGAGCCCTTATCGTTGCTCAGCTGGCAACTGTCGCCGTGGCCGGAGAGATCAACGAGAAGAGCGGTGTGGCGATTTCGGGCTATGATCCGGTCGCATATTTCGTCCAGAGCAAGCCGATTGAGGGCAAAGCGGACCTTGCCGTGACCTACCGTGATGCCCGCTTCCTGTTCGCCTCGGAGGAAAACCGCAAAGCCTTCGAAGCAAACCCGGGAAAATATGCGCCGCAGTATGGCGGCTTTTTGTTACCGGGTACGTTTTCCTGA
- a CDS encoding LacI family DNA-binding transcriptional regulator, giving the protein MEDFSEFVGLSRPTVSKYFNDPTSVRKKTRDAIEAAIKQSGFRPNIFAVNLNRRRTNILGVIVPNSTDPFYMALTRRIEHIANQAGFLAFVLSSDGKPEMEERAIETFKSMNVAGAIIAPLGVQSHHQKLTSLGESIPLVYVDSPLDGSSSFVGTDNRQSFKLMVDYLCRSGAPPCYFGMPPVNNNALARQHAYEEAMQQLKMDPVIVPTAPNASWDFEKFGYDETLRILGEGGFPTKTVLCANDRVAFGVIAAAFQSGVKVGREPDSDLRVAGHDDHPLSRYTCPPLTTVAQNYNEIGRLAIELLLFKLGETENDDQAFPADERILLSAEIMLRGSA; this is encoded by the coding sequence ATGGAGGATTTTTCGGAGTTCGTCGGTTTGTCGCGCCCCACTGTCTCCAAATACTTCAACGATCCGACTTCGGTTCGCAAGAAGACCCGCGACGCCATCGAGGCCGCGATCAAGCAATCCGGCTTCCGGCCCAACATCTTCGCCGTCAATCTCAACCGGCGGCGAACCAATATTCTTGGCGTCATCGTTCCCAATTCGACCGACCCGTTCTACATGGCGCTGACGCGGCGGATCGAACATATCGCCAACCAGGCGGGCTTTCTCGCCTTCGTTCTCTCCTCCGACGGCAAGCCGGAGATGGAAGAGCGCGCCATCGAAACCTTCAAGTCGATGAATGTCGCCGGCGCGATCATCGCCCCGCTCGGCGTCCAGTCCCATCACCAAAAACTCACCTCGCTCGGCGAGAGCATCCCGCTTGTTTATGTCGACTCGCCGCTCGACGGCAGTTCCTCCTTCGTCGGCACGGACAACCGCCAGAGCTTCAAGCTGATGGTCGATTATCTCTGCCGGTCCGGCGCACCGCCCTGCTACTTCGGCATGCCGCCGGTCAACAACAACGCGCTCGCCCGCCAACACGCCTATGAGGAGGCGATGCAGCAGCTGAAGATGGATCCCGTCATCGTGCCGACGGCGCCGAACGCCTCGTGGGATTTCGAAAAGTTCGGCTACGACGAAACGCTGCGCATTCTGGGAGAAGGCGGTTTTCCGACGAAGACGGTGCTGTGCGCCAACGACCGCGTTGCCTTCGGCGTGATTGCGGCGGCCTTCCAGTCCGGCGTCAAGGTCGGCCGCGAACCGGACAGTGACCTGCGGGTGGCAGGCCACGACGACCATCCGCTGTCGCGCTACACCTGTCCACCGCTGACGACTGTGGCGCAGAACTACAACGAGATCGGCCGGCTGGCGATCGAGCTGCTACTGTTCAAGCTCGGCGAAACTGAGAACGACGACCAGGCCTTCCCCGCGGACGAGCGCATTCTGCTCAGCGCCGAGATCATGCTGCGTGGCTCGGCCTAG
- a CDS encoding sugar ABC transporter ATP-binding protein has product MHGSTTDTVLKISNVTKSFGQIAALKSMRLDVRRGRVHTLLGENGAGKSTLMKILAGVHSATSGDITLDNQPYRPTNPQQAAALGLAIVFQELSLCNNLTVAENILATREPRKFGFINDKALVARARSIVAELGLPIDVTEKVGNLSIAQRQLVEIAKGLSHEAKVVILDEPTSSLSDSEAEILFDIIGRLKSRGVAVIYISHRMEEIMRLSDDITVIRDGEYVSTHDRNDVTIEALIALMVGRRMEEIYPPPIHVRSTEITSDQPPVLAVERLTRDEEFADISFTVGAGEILGFFGLVGSGRSEVMNALFGMKNASGTVRLDGKEVRFRSPAEAIARGIGFVTENRKEEGLVLGHSVEWNISMAALPDFTGPFGFTRGSAERKAAAAEVGRLAIKTRSLDTPAGSLSGGNQQKIVLAKWLLTRPKVLILDEPTRGVDVGAKFEIYKIIRQLAAEGTAILLISSELPEVLGMSDRVVVMHEGVLGATLAGTDLTPETIMAHATGFQS; this is encoded by the coding sequence ATGCATGGTTCGACCACGGACACCGTTCTCAAGATCAGCAATGTCACGAAGTCATTCGGGCAGATTGCCGCGTTGAAGAGCATGCGGCTCGATGTCCGCCGCGGCCGCGTGCATACACTGCTCGGCGAAAACGGTGCCGGCAAATCGACATTGATGAAAATTCTTGCCGGCGTTCACAGCGCGACGTCAGGCGACATTACCCTCGACAATCAACCCTATCGCCCCACCAACCCGCAGCAGGCAGCAGCGCTCGGGCTTGCGATCGTGTTCCAGGAATTGAGCCTCTGCAACAACCTGACGGTGGCGGAGAATATTCTGGCGACGCGCGAGCCGCGCAAGTTCGGCTTCATCAACGATAAGGCGCTCGTTGCCAGGGCAAGGTCGATCGTCGCTGAACTCGGGCTGCCGATCGACGTCACCGAGAAGGTCGGCAATCTCTCGATCGCCCAGCGGCAGCTGGTCGAGATCGCCAAGGGCCTCAGCCATGAGGCAAAGGTCGTCATTCTCGACGAGCCGACCTCGTCGCTCAGCGACAGCGAGGCCGAGATCCTGTTCGACATCATCGGCCGGCTGAAAAGCCGCGGCGTCGCGGTCATCTATATTTCCCACCGCATGGAAGAGATCATGCGGCTCAGCGACGACATCACCGTCATCCGCGATGGTGAGTATGTCTCCACTCACGATCGCAACGACGTCACGATCGAGGCGCTGATTGCGCTGATGGTCGGCCGTCGGATGGAGGAGATCTATCCGCCCCCAATCCACGTTCGCTCGACGGAGATTACTTCGGATCAGCCTCCGGTCCTGGCGGTCGAGCGTCTGACGCGCGACGAGGAATTCGCCGATATTTCCTTCACGGTCGGCGCCGGCGAGATCCTCGGCTTCTTCGGCCTCGTCGGCTCAGGTCGCTCCGAAGTGATGAACGCACTGTTCGGCATGAAGAACGCGAGCGGCACGGTTCGCCTCGACGGCAAGGAGGTTCGCTTCCGCTCGCCGGCCGAAGCGATTGCCCGCGGCATCGGCTTCGTCACCGAAAACCGCAAGGAAGAAGGCCTCGTGCTCGGGCACAGCGTCGAGTGGAACATTTCCATGGCGGCATTGCCTGACTTCACCGGCCCGTTTGGCTTTACCCGCGGCAGCGCCGAGCGCAAGGCAGCGGCAGCCGAGGTCGGCAGGCTTGCCATCAAGACGCGCTCGCTCGACACGCCGGCAGGCTCTCTCAGCGGCGGCAACCAGCAGAAGATCGTGCTCGCCAAATGGCTCCTGACCCGGCCGAAGGTGCTGATCCTCGACGAGCCGACCCGCGGCGTCGACGTCGGCGCGAAATTCGAAATCTACAAGATCATCCGCCAGCTGGCGGCCGAAGGAACGGCGATCCTGCTGATCTCCTCCGAGCTGCCGGAGGTGCTTGGAATGAGCGACCGCGTGGTCGTCATGCATGAAGGCGTGCTCGGCGCGACCCTCGCCGGCACCGACCTTACCCCCGAAACGATCATGGCGCACGCGACAGGTTTCCAATCATGA
- a CDS encoding ABC transporter permease, whose protein sequence is MTQQTAAQAALVRALKQYGGIFLSLVMLCVIFSFLNPRFMSVVNFMNILQQVAVIAIAAFGMTWVILLGEIDLSVGSIIAVAGMVGAQCFAFGLGFGPALAVTIVAGALMGMLNGVLTAKLLLPSFIVTVATMGIYRGLVSLPTNGAPAMIDNATWTAIGTESFLRLPTIIWVVAVLFVINQIVLSKTSFGRRAYLTGGNREAAVYSGIKVDRLKIIIFMISGVMAAISGVLLSSRLFSAQTNAGMSYELDAIAAAVLGGTSLAGGVGTMVGTLIGALIIGVMNNGMNMLSIPYFYQLIVKGLVILVAVWLDVRAKQAKR, encoded by the coding sequence ATGACCCAGCAAACTGCAGCCCAGGCCGCCCTCGTCAGGGCATTGAAGCAATATGGCGGCATCTTCCTCTCGCTGGTGATGCTCTGCGTCATCTTCTCGTTCCTCAATCCCCGGTTCATGTCGGTCGTCAACTTCATGAACATCCTGCAGCAGGTGGCCGTGATCGCTATTGCCGCCTTCGGCATGACCTGGGTGATCCTGCTCGGTGAGATCGACCTGTCGGTCGGCTCGATCATCGCAGTCGCCGGCATGGTCGGGGCGCAATGTTTCGCCTTCGGGCTCGGCTTCGGCCCGGCACTCGCGGTAACTATCGTGGCGGGCGCGCTGATGGGGATGCTCAACGGCGTGTTGACGGCAAAACTGCTACTGCCGTCGTTCATCGTCACCGTCGCCACGATGGGCATCTATCGCGGCCTCGTCAGCCTGCCGACCAACGGCGCGCCGGCGATGATCGACAACGCGACATGGACCGCCATCGGCACCGAGAGCTTCCTCCGCCTGCCCACCATCATCTGGGTCGTTGCCGTGCTCTTCGTCATCAACCAGATCGTGCTCAGCAAGACGAGCTTCGGTCGTCGCGCCTATCTTACCGGCGGCAACCGCGAAGCGGCTGTTTATTCCGGCATCAAGGTCGATCGCCTCAAGATCATCATCTTCATGATCTCGGGCGTGATGGCGGCGATCAGCGGCGTGCTGCTCTCCTCGCGCCTCTTTTCCGCCCAGACCAATGCCGGCATGAGCTACGAGCTCGATGCCATCGCCGCGGCCGTTCTCGGCGGCACCTCGCTTGCTGGCGGTGTCGGCACCATGGTCGGCACGCTCATCGGCGCGCTCATCATCGGCGTGATGAACAACGGCATGAACATGCTTTCCATCCCCTATTTCTACCAGCTCATCGTCAAGGGCCTCGTGATCCTTGTCGCCGTTTGGCTCGACGTTCGCGCCAAACAGGCAAAGCGCTGA
- a CDS encoding acylphosphatase gives MIRERKAMLVRVSGRVQGVSFRIWARREAERLGVTGWVRNERDGSVAAMIVGSDVALANMVERLWMGPAAASVVSVETEPVALPDPVQGFQITG, from the coding sequence ATGATCAGAGAGCGCAAGGCGATGCTCGTTCGTGTCAGCGGAAGGGTGCAGGGCGTCAGCTTCCGCATTTGGGCCCGCCGCGAGGCCGAACGCCTCGGAGTGACCGGCTGGGTGCGCAACGAGCGCGACGGATCGGTGGCGGCGATGATCGTCGGCTCCGATGTTGCGCTCGCAAACATGGTCGAGCGGCTCTGGATGGGGCCGGCGGCTGCCTCGGTCGTCAGCGTCGAAACCGAACCGGTGGCCTTGCCCGATCCGGTGCAGGGGTTCCAGATCACTGGTTAG